The Thunnus maccoyii chromosome 9, fThuMac1.1, whole genome shotgun sequence genome includes a region encoding these proteins:
- the LOC121904009 gene encoding DNA excision repair protein ERCC-6-like, producing METEDKMETEDKMEQFHRFIQDGKDVARQGDMVKALEFFKLANNIQPSQKLESRIKKIEEIIAQNESEDEDEEFVFLPAPGPLGPRHGRRRGKT from the exons atggaaacagaaGACAAGATGGAAACAGAAGACAAGATGGAACAGTTCCACAG ATTCATCCAAGATGGTAAAGACGTTGCCAGACAAGGAGACATGGTTAAAGCGCTGGAGTTCTTCAAATTGGCGAACAACATTCAGCCGAGTCAAAAGCTTGAAAGCAGGATAAAGAAAATTGAGGAAATAATTGCACAGAACGAAtcagaggatgaag atgaagagttTGTCTTTCTGCCAGCTCCTGGTCCTCTGGGGCCTCGTCACGGTCGACGTCGAGGGAAAACGTGA
- the ercc6l gene encoding DNA excision repair protein ERCC-6-like, with translation MLFKDLYDKLYDYQRNGVAFLYSLFRDGRKGGILADDMGLGKTIQVISFLSGMYDNELVKHILLVMPTSLITNWTKEFAKWTPGMRVKEFHGASKGERTRNLEKVQRRGGVIVTTYTMLMSNWQQLSSYNGKEFTWDYMILDEAHKIKNSTTKTAKSAYAIPSKNRVLLTGTPVQNNLREMWALFDFACQGTLLGTAKTFKSEYENPITRARERDSTPGEKALGARMSENLMAIIKPYFLRRTKAEVQKNKMDGTNQCKEEYPDRDSQVPNPQKDSGAVMPTLTRKNDLIVWTYLSAVQEDIYRQFISLDHIKELLMTSRSPLAELNILKKLCDHPRLLSARAIASLGLEESTPESQQDDDMATDSHSINNIPDDTLISESGKMVFLFALLERLRQEGHRTLVFAHYRKVLDIIERILNNRGFKVMRLDGTITQIAERERLITLFQTDQRYSVFLLTTQVGGVGLTLTAASRVVIYDPSWNPATDAQAVDRAYRIGQTENVVIYRLITCGTVEEKIYRRQVFKDSLIRQNTGDKKNPFRYFSKQELKELFTLEDTRSSSTQLQLQSLHSRHRRTDAELDEHIAHLHAMEMFGISDHDLMFSLDVNHDEAPEDQEAHHYIEGRVQKAQELMKAESELQMQLAESMASSTEPAWLRQPVDNNREKKQRSPRPSPASPQHDSNFNRSPVVVDLDQSGSSKEGGQQNLSNRVIDLSADQSMTEEPTAEAASEEKPDSPKLQSVDQDMSYLEAADVSPQEVVEESLVMSEAADDAAGDADTSSRVGAGLESFEGNFNLQLEDSDVMVDQETEAEERKLLSQLQMEGSFNVDESLSATQHTEALRQTLNISCSSKMDESVDDSIVVSKKKKAAVIYDSEEEESDDDDENQLRNSFQVLGASTPKSAPSASTPLRSRKSVGGNTSVASRRSLLHSIIEDMDKKDVVDDDDDDDDDEEEDDILESEAEEDDEGEDEACDGLQLEETPAEFFSVESADTVDESKQDSSDLEEPTSECELASSERVDQWTVGPGLVSNGTKDFVQNESPPKSEDASYDSLVSRGRKCYSKGKLDDALGFFLRAIDIKPGDPEIQFMTIQLYRQLSLRK, from the coding sequence ATGCTCTTTAAAGACTTATATGACAAGCTTTATGACTACCAGAGAAACGGAGTGGCCTTCCTCTACAGTCTCTTCAGAGACGGTCGTAAAGGTGGCATCCTGGCGGATGACATGGGCCTCGGTAAAACCATCCAGGTCATATCTTTTCTCTCCGGTATGTATGACAACGAGCTGGTCAAACACATACTGCTCGTCATGCCAACGTCACTCATCACAAACTGGACCAAGGAGTTTGCCAAGTGGACTCCCGGCATGAGGGTGAAGGAGTTTCATGGTGCCAGCAAAGGAGAAAGGACCAGGAATTTGGAGAAAGTTCAGAGGAGAGGGGGCGTCATTGTCACTACTTACACTATGCTCATGAGCAACTGGCAGCAGTTATCATCATACAATGGCAAAGAGTTCACATGGGACTATATGATCCTGGATGAGgcacacaagataaaaaactCAACCACCAAAACAGCCAAAAGTGCCTACGCCATACCTTCAAAAAACAGAGTTCTTCTCACAGGGACTCCAGTCCAGAACAACCTGAGAGAAATGTGGGCTCTCTTTGACTTTGCTTGTCAGGGCACTCTCCTCGGCACGGCTAAAACCTTCAAATCCGAGTACGAGAACCCCATCACCCGCGCCAGGGAGAGGGACTCCACTCCGGGGGAAAAGGCTCTCGGGGCCAGGATGTCTGAGAACCTCATGGCCATAATAAAACCCTACTTCCTCCGCAGGACAAAAGCAGaagtgcagaaaaacaaaatggacGGCACAAATCAATGCAAAGAGGAATATCCAGACAGGGACAGCCAAGTACCAAATCCTCAGAAAGACTCTGGAGCAGTCATGCCCACGCTGACGAGAAAGAATGACCTGATCGTCTGGACTTACCTGAGCGCTGTTCAGGAAGACATATACCGGCAGTTCATCTCACTGGACCACATCAAGGAGCTGCTCATGACCAGCAGATCCCCTTTGGCTGAGTTGAATATTCTGAAAAAGCTGTGTGACCACCCGAGGCTACTCTCTGCCAGAGCCATAGCCAGTCTAGGTTTAGAGGAAAGCACACCTGAAAGCCAGCAAGATGACGACATGGCGACAGACAGTCACAGCATCAACAACATTCCTGACGACACCTTGATATCCGAGTCTGGAAAAATGGTCTTTCTGTTCGCCCTTCTTGAACGGCTCAGACAGGAAGGCCATCGCACACTCGTCTTCGCTCATTACAGGAAGGTGCTCGACATCATCGAACGCATCCTGAACAACAGAGGCTTCAAAGTGATGAGACTGGACGGCACAATAACGCAGattgcagagagagagagactgatcACTCTCTTCCAGACAGACCAGCGTTACTCCGTCTTCCTCCTGACCACCCAGGTTGGCGGAGTTGGCCTCACTTTGACGGCAGCAAGCAGAGTAGTGATCTACGATCCCAGCTGGAACCCGGCAACAGACGCCCAGGCCGTCGACAGGGCGTACCGCATCGGCCAGACTGAAAACGTCGTCATCTACAGGCTGATCACCTGCGGCACGGTGGAGGAGAAGATCTACAGACGGCAGGTTTTCAAAGACTCCCTGATCAGGCAGAATACCGGAGACAAAAAGAACCCGTTCCGGTACTTCAGCAAACAGGAGCTGAAGGAGCTCTTCACACTGGAGGACACTCGGTCCTCGTCCACGCAGCTGCAGCTTCAGTCCCTGCACTCCCGACACCGCCGGACAGACGCTGAATTGGACGAACACATTGCCCACCTCCATGCCATGGAGATGTTTGGGATTTCCGATCACGACCTCATGTTTTCCCTCGACGTCAACCATGACGAGGCCCCAGAGGACCAGGAGGCTCATCACTACATCGAAGGACGAGTCCAGAAGGCCCAGGAGCTGATGAAGGCTGAGTCGGAGTTGCAGATGCAGCTGGCAGAAAGCATGGCGTCGAGCACAGAACCAGCCTGGCTCAGGCAACCagtggacaacaacagagagaagaaacaaagaagTCCAAGACCCAGTCCTGCATCTCCTCAGCATGACAGCAACTTCAACAGGTCACCAGTTGTGGTGGATTTGGACCAGTCCGGTTCTAGCAAAGAGGGCGGCCAACAGAACCTGAGCAACCGGGTGATTGATCTAAGTGCTGATCAGAGTATGACAGAAGAACCGACTGCTGAAGCAGCAAGTGAAGAGAAGCCGGATTCCCCGAAACTCCAGTCTGTGGATCAGGATATGAGTTACCTGGAAGCAGCAGACGTGTCTCctcaggaggtggtggaggagtcTCTGGTGATGTCTGAGGCTGCTGATGATGCAGCAGGTGATGCAGACACTTCATCCAGAGTCGGCGCAGGGCTGGAGTCCTTTGAGGGCAACTTTAATTTGCAGCTGGAGGACAGTGACGTGATGGTTGATCAGGAGACAGAAGCGGAGGAGAGGAAGCTGCTTTCACAGCTGCAGATGGAGGGAAGTTTTAATGTTGATGAATCTCTTTCAGCTACCCAACATACAGAAGCACTCAGACAAACCCTCAACATCTCCTGCTCCTCTAAAATGGACGAGTCAGTAGATGATTCCATTGTGGTtagcaagaagaaaaaagcagcagtaaTTTAtgacagtgaagaagaggagagtgatgatgatgatgagaatcAACTCCGGAACTCTTTCCAGGTGCTCGGGGCCTCCACACCGAAATCAGCACCATCTGCTTCAACCCCCCTCCGGTCAAGAAAGAGTGTCGGAGGAAACACCTCTGTGGCCTCACGGCGGTCTCTCCTCCACTCCATCATAGAAGACATGGACAAGAAGGACGtggttgatgatgatgatgatgatgatgatgatgaggaggaggatgacatTTTAGAGAGTGAGGCtgaagaagatgatgaaggagaggaTGAAGCTTGTGATGGGCTTCAGTTGGAGGAGACTCCTGCAGAGTTCTTCTCTGTTGAATCAGCAGATACTGTTGATGAGTCGAAGCAGGACAGCAGCGACCTGGAGGAACCAACCAGCGAGTGTGAGCTCGCGTCCTCAGAGAGAGTGGACCAGTGGACCGTCGGTCCAGGACTGGTGTCAAACGGGACCAAAGACTTTGTTCAAAACGAATCTCCTCCCAAATCTGAGGACGCAAGCTACGACTCGCTGGTcagcagagggaggaagtgTTACAGCAAAGGGAAGCTGGACGACGCTCTGGGCTTCTTCCTGAGAGCCATCGACATCAAACCCGGAGATCCTGAAATTCAGTTCATGACCATCCAGCTGTACCGACAGCtgagtctgagaaaataa